A genomic region of Thunnus maccoyii chromosome 13, fThuMac1.1, whole genome shotgun sequence contains the following coding sequences:
- the LOC121909906 gene encoding pecanex-like protein 3 isoform X1 yields the protein MGSQALQILRQGVWASLTGGWYVDPHQSTFSNCFHLYLWIFLLAFPFLLYMALPPSLVVAGMYSAVVAVFFTAIKVVNYRLHAMFDLGEIVEKKQASLTAEAPRTEEGDDGSGAHDGNQHRDSHVGVEMTVFRKVNSTPPVRCSSQHSLFGLNQVSEFLPQLEDTGGTKDIKELMREQGSNNVIVTSAHRDILRQSSQDTIRAPGMGQSCIAALGGDFPGHMGVSVMSAGFGEPGDCLSIPPSPSSQEDGGEKEQLHEVEELPEQLSQQSPEDNGLGAYSPLGPSAESESLGDTPLSPLIKSSLSEELSENLLGLGLDPVAFAPGTEHPGSRSGVALAAGSTDSCFSAGGGTTDRETLSTVSSYRSEKTDSTQLESPSFSHPRPADGQASASAPAMGSNIHEPTEDPAGQGGSDTDNLSDSVLLRSPSKEFSLSQGLDRTLVEGEDLPPVPCDIAQPPPFQNSSPSSSGHSEVCDLDRNVPVPPLPPPRQANSVPSGLALGLVCSEPALPISSTPFLLSEQPALQAQQVVRPKDLKLLRASGSSVGHRPGRRKAPRRRAGAGSSSFDCGSYRRHHNHRQHRDYIPVRNRLGAKTYSESLFEDSSDEDDGSDMSAGSSLGSQRRYSSDDDDDDDDDSSSSTSCYSPDLANTGITSPLPSAAQLPTPREGDLPETAGPSHSRAAQRSSSTASAKTHARVLSMDGAGGGQSNTAALPSTLLTMPSTSTPAPRTLTISKSDLEARTIHTDSFPGTHHHRLDSLGGSWTGNQMGWRAAELAEEGAVGGAMASEDGGKHDSVSNVKRTQAIRRRHNAGSNPTPPPSTMGSPPSLQDLQRARTSSHSRTRTLPSALQFASSLLLPRSGIHEASTFDDTSEGAVHYFYDESGVKRSYTFGPAGGGYEDPVQERERQSQSSSFTSTEVQEGAPVLSMLQPRPVVLQGMQVRRVPLEMPEFDLDHESLQESQENTLMIEEKAKPKQYYRFWVLPGKWLRVRYDRLALLALLDRNRRVGENVFAVVLASLVAFLGFLLLLQGFFRDIWVFQFCLVIASCQYSLLKSVQPDAASPMHGHNWIIVYSRPVYFCLCCMMIWVFDLSGRYGSLQPFSLYGVTFFSAHFLLCVRDMLVVFALCFPVIFLFGLLPQVNTFVMCLLEQIDMHIFGGTATTSPLSSLFSLIRSVLVAALLYGFCLGAINAPWGDAHVPVLFSVFCGLLLALSYHLSRQSSDPTILWSLVKSKLFPELENRTPEEPPVEIKDPLPEKLRNSVKEILHSDLVMCPLMAVITFAISASTVFIALQPALSFVLYILAGVVGFITHYLLPQLRKQLPWFCLAHPVLRSREYSQFEVRDAAQLMWFEKLYAWLQCVEKYFIYPAVVLNSLTTEARAVGQNHKELDIYSRALFISVAGMKLLRSSFCAPSQQYVTLCFTTLFFHFDYPHFSETFLIDYYFMSILFSKMWDLLYKLRFVLTYIAPWQITWGSAFHAFAQPFAVPHSAVLFVQAIFSAIFSTPLNPVLGSAVFVTSYTRPVKFWERDYNTKRVDHSNTRLATQLDRNPGADDNNLNSIFYEHLTRSLQHSLCGDLLLGRWGNYTTGDCFILASDYLNALVHIIEIGNGLVTFQLRGLEFRGTYCQQREVEAITEGVEEDEGCCCCEPGHLPHMLSFNAAFGQRWLAWEVAATKYVLEGYSISDNNAASMLQVFDLRKILITYYVKSIIYYVSRSPKLEEWLTNETIQEALRPCLGPNYVDGDPTFNLNIDEDYDHRASGITPSSFCMVYLDWIQYCNSRRQTPVTSERDSPLVGLCFGLCILGRRALGTASHSMSASLEPFLYGLHALFKGDFRITSPRDEWVFADMELLNRVVAPGVRMSLKLHQDHFTSPDEYEDPTVLYDAITANEEKMLISHEGDPVWRSAILANMPSLLALRHIMDDGSDEYKIIMLNKRFLSFRVIKVNRECVRGLWAGQQQELVFLRNRNPERGSIQNAKQALRNMINSSCDQPIGYPIYVSPLTTSYAGGHSQLRSVWGGPVSPHNIYTWLISSWDRLQKGCGAGCNSGGNIEDSDCGGGSTSISTNPAVHTTQSTPASSLPQPHITTVQPSMGTDNPVGPTQNWPHHPQPLPLALLSQSEGRMEAGLLSSLQRTSSIQGLLGQQLSSSQLSFSSSVAPPALPGPERFCPASLLENSGHRAGQRAGLGQVSSLHYETHFGKWSFSGRKGFNGPAAVEGEGGTVQTIRTQPTPPAPLQDASLTQDPLGATQTLDPTLLSSGDPPTPREESTELPLLEHLR from the exons ATGGGTTCCCAAGCTCTTCAGATATTACGGCAGGGTGTGTGGGCTTCACTCACAGGAGGGTGGTATGTGGACCCCCATCAGAGCACGTTCTCCAACTGCTTCCACCTCTACCTTTGGATATTCCTCCTGGCCTTCCCCTTTCTGCTGTACATG GCTCTTCCTCCTAGCTTGGTGGTCGCAGGCATGTACTCTGCCGTGGTGGCTGTCTTTTTCACAGCCATTAAAGTGGTGAACTACCGACTTCACGCTATGTTCGACCTTGGGGAGATTGTAGAGAAGAAGCAGGCCTCACTCACAGCTGAAGCCCCAAGGACAGAAGAAGGAGACGACGGTTCGGGTGCCCATGATGGGAATCAGCACAG GGATAGTCATGTTGGTGTAGAGATGACTGTGTTTCGGAAGGTCAACTCAACACCCCCGGTGCGCTGTAGCTCCCAGCACTCTCTGTTTGGACTGAACCAGGTGTCG GAGTTCTTGCCCCAGCTCGAGGATACAGGGGGAACTAAGG ATATCAAGGAGCTAATGCGGGAACAAGGAAGCAATAATGTGATTGTTACTTCAGCTCATCGTGATATCCTACGCCAGAGTTCCCAGGACACCATTA GGGCTCCAGGTATGGGCCAGTCCTGCATTGCTGCTCTAGGAGGCGATTTCCCAGGTCACATGGGAGTATCTGTAATGTCTGCTGGATTTGGAGAACCTGGAGACTGCTTGTCTATACCCCCTTCACCCTCCAGCcaggaagatggaggagagaaagagcagtTGCATGAAGTGGAAGAGTTACCAGAACAACTGTCTCAACAAAGTCCTGAGGACAATGGGTTGGGGGCTTATTCTCCACTTGGCCCCTCTGCTGAGTCTGAGAGCCTGGGGGATACTCCCCTTAGCCCCCTTATAAAGAGCAGCTTAAGCGAGGAGCTGAGTGAAAATCTCCTGGGATTGGGCCTCGACCCTGTGGCATTTGCACCTGGGACTGAGCACCCAGGCAGCCGCAGCGGGGTAGCACTAGCTGCTGGATCCACGGACAGCTGTTTCAGTGCGGGTGGGGGCACCACAGACCGTGAGACGCTGAGCACGGTTAGCAGCTACCGCAGTGAAAAAACAGACTCCACTCAGCTGGAAAGTCCTTCATTCAGCCATCCACGGCCTGCAGATGGACAGGCATCTGCCTCAGCACCAGCGATGGGTTCTAACATCCATGAGCCCACAGAGGATCCAGCAGGACAAGGTGGCAGTGATACAGACAACCTGTCAGACAGTGTGCTACTGCGCTCCCCTTCCAAAGAGTTCTCCCTCAGCCAGGGGCTAGACAGGACACTTGTTGAAGGAGAGGATTTGCCTCCCGTACCCTGTGATATTGCACAGCCCCCTCCTTTCCAGAACTCTTCCCCTTCAAGTAGTGGCCACTCAGAGGTTTGTGATTTAGACAGAAACGTCCCTGTTCCTCCTCTACCCCCACCTCGGCAGGCCAATTCAGTGCCCTCAGGGCTGGCCCTGGGTCTAGTGTGTTCTGAGCCTGCTTTGCCCATATCTTCAACCCCCTTCCTACTGTCTGAGCAGCCTGCTCTGCAAGCCCAGCAGGTTGTGCGCCCTAAAGACTTAAAGCTGCTGCGGGCCAGTGGCAGTAGTGTGGGGCACAGGCCAGGCCGAAGGAAAGCCCCGCGGAGGCGAGCTGGAGCAGGAAGCAGTAGTTTTGACTGTGGCTCTTACAGGCGTCACCACAATCATAGACAACACAGAGATTACATACCGGTGCGCAACCGACTCGGCGCCAAGACTTACAGCGAAAGTCTGTTTGAGGATTCCAGCGACGAGGACGACGGCAGCGACATGAGCGCTGGCTCTAGCCTGGGTTCTCAGCGCCGATACAGCTCAgatgatgacgacgacgatgatgacGACTCAAGTTCCTCTACCTCCTGCTACTCCCCAGACCTCGCCAACACTGGCATTACATCCCCACTCCCCTCTGCTGCTCAACTGCCCACTCCAAGGGAAGGGGATTTACCTGAAACTGCTGGCCCCTCGCATTCTCGTGCTGCTCAGCGCTCTTCTAGCACAGCTAGTGCTAAGACTCACGCAAGAGTGCTAAGTATGGATGGGGCAGGTGGAGGCCAGAGCAACACGGCAGCTCTGCCTTCTACTCTGCTTACAATGCCCTCAACTTCCACCCCTGCACCTCGCACTCTCACCATCTCTAAGTCTGATCTGGAGGCTCGCACTATTCATACTGATAGCTTTCCGGGAACTCATCATCATAGGCTGGATTCTCTTGGGGGCTCTTGGACTGGCAACCAGATGGGCTGGAGGGCAGCAGAGTTGGCTGAAGAGGGAGCTGTGGGAGGAG CCATGGCTTCAGAGGATGGAGGCAAGCACGACTCAGTCAGCAATGTTAAGAGGACCCAGGCCATCCGCAGGAGACACAATGCTGGGAGCAACCCTACACCGCCCCCGTCCACCATGGGATCCCCTCCCAG CCTCCAGGACCTCCAGCGGGCTCGGACCTCCTCCCACTCACGGACCCGCACCCTTCCCTCAGCCTTACAGTTCGCCTCCTCGCTCCTACTGCCCCGCAGTGGCATCCACGAGGCCTCCACCTTTGACGACACATCAGAGGGGGCGGTGCACTATTTCTATGACGAGAGTG GAGTGAAGAGGTCTTACACATTTGGACCTGCTGGAGGCGGTTATGAGGACCCAGTTCA GGAAAGGGAGAGACAGTCCCAGTCCTCAAGCTTCACCTCCACTGAGGTCCAGGAAGGGGCACCAGTCCTGTCCATGCTCCAGCCCAGACCTGTGGTCTTACAGGGCATGCAGGTGCGGAGGGTGCCTCTGGAAATGCCTGAG TTTGATCTGGATCATGAGTCTCTACAAGAGTCCCAGGAAAACACACTGATGATTGAGGAGAAGGCTAAACCCAAACAGTACTATCGCTTTTGGGTGCTTCCCGGGAAGTGGCTGAGGGTTCGATATGATCGATTGGCTCTTCTGGCCTTATTGGACAG GAACCGCCGTGTTGGAGAGAATGTGTTTGCTGTGGTGCTGGCCAGTCTGGTGGCCTTCCTGGGGTTCCTTCTGCTGCTCCAGGGCTTTTTCAGGGACATCTGGGTCTTCCAGTTCTGCCTGGTCATTGCTAGCTGCCAGTACTCCTTACTGAAG AGTGTACAGCCAGACGCAGCCTCTCCGATGCAC GGTCATAACTGGATCATTGTGTACAGTCGGCCGGTTTACTTCTGCCTGTGCTGTATGATGATCTGGGTCTTTGACCTGTCTGGGCGCTATGGCAGCCTGCAACCATTCTCCCTCTATGGTGTCACCTTCTTCTCCGCACACTTCCTGCTCTGTGTCAGGGATATGCTCGTTG TGTTTGCCTTGTGTTTCCCGGTCATTTTCCTGTTTGGGTTGCTACCTCAGGTCAATACCTTTGTGATGTGTCTGCTGGAGCAGATCGACATGCACATTTTTGGTGGAACTG CCACTACCAGCCCCCTCTCATCTCTGTTCAGCCTCATACGCAGCGTGTTAGTGGCTGCTCTGCTGTATGGATTTTGCCTCGGTGCTATCAAC GCACCGTGGGGGGATGCCCATGTGCCAGTactgttctctgtgttttgcGGCCTACTCCTGGCCTTATCCTACCACCTCAGCCGCCAAAGCAGCGATCCCACCATCCTGTG GTCACTGGTGAAGTCTAAATTATTCCCAGAGCTGGAGAACCGAACACCAGAAGAACCCCCTGTGGAGATCAAGGACCCTCTTCCCGAGAAGCTTCGTAACTCTGTG AAAGAGATTCTTCATTCAGACCTTGTCATGTGTCCCCTCATGGCTGTGATTACGTTTGCCATCAGTGCCAGCACAGTTTTCATCGCCCTTCAA CCTGCGCTTAGCTTCGTCTTGTACATCCTGGCCGGAGTTGTAGGCTTTATTACACACTATCTCCTGCCTCAGCTCCGCAAACAACTGCCATGGTTCTGCTTGGCTCACCCTGTGCTCCGTTCCAGAGAGTACAGTCAGTTTGAGGTCcgag ATGCCGCTCAGTTAATGTGGTTTGAGAAGCTGTACGCATGGCTGCAGTGTGTGGAGAAATATTTCATCTACCCGGCCGTAGTGCTTAACTCTCTGACGACGGAAGCTCGAGCTGTGGGCCAGAACCATAAAGAGCTGGACATCTA CAGCCGAGCTCTCTTCATCTCAGTAGCAGGCATGAAGCTGCTGCGTTCATCCTTCTGTGCCCCGTCGCAGCAGTACGTGACACTGTGCTTCACCACGCTCTTCTTCCACTTCGACTACCCGCACTTCTCCGAGACCTTCCTCATCGACTACTACTTCATGTCCATTCTCTTTAGCAAG ATGTGGGACCTGCTGTACAAGCTGCGTTTCGTGTTGACTTACATCGCCCCCTGGCAGATCACCTGGGGCTCAGCCTTCCACGCCTTCGCTCAGCCCTTCGCTGTTCCAC ACTCTGCTGTGCTTTTTGTCCAGGCCATCTTTTCTGCCATATTCTCCACCCCTCTCAATCCTGTCCTAGGCAGCGCCGTGTTCGTCACCTCATACACCAGACCAGTTAAATTCTGGGAGCGAGACTACAA CACCAAGCGGGTCGATCATTCCAACACCAGACTCGCCACTCAGTTAGACCGCAACCCAG GTGCCGACGACAACAACCTGAACTCGATTTTCTACGAGCACTTGACGCGCTCCCTGCAGCACAGCCTGTGCGGAGACCTGCTGCTCGGCCGCTGGGGCAACTACACCACAGGCGACTGCTTCATCCTCGCCTCAGACTACCTCAACGCTCTGGTGCACATCATCGAGATTGGCAACGGACTTGTCACTTTCCAGCTGAGGGGTCTGGAGTTCAGAG GCACCTACTGTCAGCAGAGGGAGGTAGAGGCCATCACagagggagtggaggaggacgagggctgctgctgctgtgaacCCGGTCACCTTCCACACATGTTGTCGTTCAACGCAGCCTTCGGACAGCGCTGGCTAGCCTGGGAGGTGGCCGCCACCAAGTATGTACTAGAGGGTTACAGCATCAGCGACAACAATGCCGCCTCCATGTTGCAAGTATTCGACCTTCGTAAGATCCTCATCACTTACTACGTCAAG AGCATCATCTACTACGTGAGTCGGTCTCCTAAGTTAGAAGAGTGGCTCACCAACGAGACGATTCAGGAGGCTCTGCGACCTTGTCTCGGGCCTAACTACGTAGACGGCGACCCCACCTTCAATCTGAACATCGATGAGGACTACGACCACAGGGCCTCCGGCATCACCCCCTCCTCATTCTGCATGGTTTACCTGGACTGGATTCAGTATTGCAACAGCAGGCGTCAAACG CCCGTGACCAGTGAAAGAGATTCTCCACTTGTCGGTCTCTGTTTCGGGTTGTGTATCCTTGGCAGAAGAGCCCTGGGCACGGCCTCTCACAGTATGTCTGCAAG CTTGGAGCCGTTCCTCTATGGCCTCCACGCGCTCTTCAAGGGAGACTTTCGCATCACGTCGCCAAGGGACGAGTGGGTGTTTGCAGATATGGAACTGTTGAATCGTGTCGTGGCACCGGGAGTGCGGATGTCCCTGAAATTGCATCAG GATCACTTCACATCTCCGGACGAGTATGAAGATCCTACAGTTCTTTATGACGCTATCACTGCCAATGAGGAGAAGATGTTGATATCACATGAGGGTGATCCTGTGTGGCGCAGCGCTATTTTAGCAAACATGCCTTCACTGCTGGCGCTGCGGCACATCATGGATGACGGCAGCGACGAGTACAAGATCATCATGCTTAACAAGAGGTTCCTCAGCTTCCGAGTCATCAAG GTGAacagagagtgtgtgcgtgGGCTGTGGGCGGGGCAACAGCAGGAGCTGGTCTTCCTGCGCAATCGCAACCCAGAACGCGGCAGCATTCAAAACGCCAAACAGGCCCTGAGGAATATGATAAACTCCTCGTGCGACCAGCCTATCGGATACCCCATCTACGTGTCCCCCCTCACCACCTCATACGCCGGGGGGCACAGCCAGCTCCGGTCTGTGTGGGGAGGACCTGTCAGCCCACAcaacatttacacctggcttATCAGCAGCTGGGACAG GTTACAGAAGGGCTGCGGCGCCGGTTGTAACAGCGGAGGAAATATTGAGGACTCGGACTGCGGGGGCGGCTCCACCTCCATCTCTACCAACCCTGCCGTTCACACCACTCAGAGTACACCAGCCTCCAGCCTTCCCCAGCCGCACATCACCACTGTCCAGCCCTCCATGG gcaCAGACAACCCTGTAGGTCCTACCCAGAACTGGCCTCACCACCCCCAACCTCTCCCATTAGCTctgctcagccaatcagagggcaGGATGGAGGCAGGGCTGCTCTCATCCCTACAGCGCACATCCTCCATCCAGGGGCTGCTGGGTCAGCAGCTGTCCAGCTCTCAGCTCTCCTTCAGCAGCTCTGTGGCTCCGCCTGCTCTGCCAGGCCCAGAGCGTTTCTGCCCGGCAAGTCTCCTGGAGAACTCGGGGCACAGAGCGGGCCAGCGGGCTGGCCTCGGCCAGGTCAGCAGCCTACACTATGAGACCCACTTTGGCAAGTGGAGTTTTTCAGGCAGGAAGGGCTTTAACGGACCAGCTGCagtggagggggagggaggaacAGTACAGACCATACGCACACAG CCCACTCCTCCTGCACCCCTACAAGATGCCAGTCTGACACAAGATCCTCTGGGAGCCACTCAGACGCTGGATCCGACCCTGCTGAGTTCAGGggacccccccaccccccgagAGGAATCCACAGAGCTGCCTTTACTTGAGCACCTGCGCTGA